In the Triticum aestivum cultivar Chinese Spring chromosome 2B, IWGSC CS RefSeq v2.1, whole genome shotgun sequence genome, GTGTTGGTTCGAGCAAACCGCCCCGTCGGTTCCAGCAAACCTGGTCGTGGTTGCAGCACTCCCCCGCCCCCTCTGGCCAAACTCGTCGCGGTGACCCCCTGCAGCTCGCCGCGGTCACCCCCACTGCTTCCACGgtcaccggttccagcaaaaaccgGGCGCGTTTGTAGCTCTTGCCTCAACGGTTGTAGCATTCCCGTGTGCTCCGCCGTCGTGCCTGCCGGTCGAGGTAGTAAAAACTCCGTTGCCGGTTGCAGCTTTTCGCGAGCGTGGTTCCAGCTTGGTTGTAGCAAAACAAGGTGCCGGTGGTTCCACTACCCGTTGCACCAAAAAAATGTGCGCCGTCGCCGGCAACGCTCGCCGTCACCTGGTTGTAGCAAACCCAGGCGCCGGTTGTAGCTTTCCCCGTGTCGGTTGAAGCAAATCACAAAGCCAGTTCCAGCTTCAGCACCAGTGGCCATCACCTCTAGTCCTCGCTGGTTGCAGAAACGTACGACCTCGCCAAGGAGATCCACAGCCATGGCTTCCCCGGGTTGGAAGCAATCCATGGCCTCCCTTTGCAAACACCTTTTTCTGATCTGGAAAACAAAAATGGAAGAAAAGGACTCGCGGAAGCTCGCCGGCAGCCTAGGAGAAGGATACAGCCGCAACAGGGAGGCGGAGAAGAGAGCGGCGCGTCtggaggaaggagagagaggggaaggtgGGATCTGAACGAGTGGTCGAGAGAGATCTGAACGGAGGAATAGATGTGGGTAGGACCGGCCTTGTCTGACGTGGCCACGTTGGGAACCAACAGGGGACGATGGATCTGGGCGGTCGTGCAACCCGCGCGCGACCGGCCCAAGCTTCAGCCGGTCCGCCGGTCACAAACGTTTCCTTTTACAAATGACCTGTTGCTGCTGCTTAATTGTAGTTTGCTAGGCATGAAGGCATTGTCGGCCTCCAACGGCATACGGAGACCCTAGGGTTTATACACGCATCGCTGCCAAGGCGGTTGGTCTCTGAGGTACCTTTCTTATCACCAAACATCTTGTTTGATCTTCACAATCCATCCTAATATCAGTTCATCAGGATCATCACCGAGTAATCCTCCCCTGAAAACCAAGGCACTTCTTCAAGATCCTCTTCCTTTCCTAGATCCAATCTTTTCTACGGTGGCACGATGGAATTTAGGTTCGATATGAGAACTAGTAGTGGGTGCTAGTTGTCTGACTTGCAAGTTGCAATGATAGATAAaagggtgcttggatacaagggactatttttagtctgactaaaaatagtctcttttagaggctaaagttccaagcacccctgactaaagagaggctaggactagtcttgaggctaaaatcttttagtcatgggaaacctactaaaatatgtattagctctctctctcctcatttaattcctctccttagttctggattggagggtttggagaataataaatgctcaataactagattttagtctctttagtatttggatccaagcatgggtgagactaacaagttttagtcccactacttttagtcatgggactaaaacgtatccaagcatgctcTAAGGCATGCATAGATATGCATCTGAACATGGCAAGTCAATGGCACTGGTAACTCATTATTAGTATGAGATTGGAAAGTCTtgcattaattagaagtaacgttAGTCTCCTACAAGTAgcaatcagcatcatgcacatgcTACGCGGGTTTAATTTGTCTAGAGACCCTTTGACTGAACCCACACAGAGATTTGAGCTGGATCGGTCCATCCACCCACCAGTTATTTCTTAACATTCGCAAACGCTTATGTATATACGCGCATATACTCGCTTCTATAAACACACATATGCATACTTTTTCTCTATGAGCATCCCTAAGAAACTAATCCGGCATATCACCATGGGATTTACGAAGTCATCATAGGCGCCTCGTAGTCAACGGAAACATCTTACTCATTGAATGCGCATCATCGAAAAtgctgaaataaatccagaaaaatgcgagcaccaggacttgaactctGGTGGGCTAGGGATATCACTGTTCTCCTAACCATTCAATTACAAATTGGTTCGCACCAGTTATGACTATTATTTTAACGTGTCTGGCAGGTTGTCTCTAGCAATTTAAGGCACCGGGACAAAATGCGAAATGAGACCTTAAATTTAAATGAGCACTGTTTTGATATCGAGATGCTGCTTCTAGACTGTCTTTTTTTTTTTGCGTTTCATGGTTACTTTGAGTTATATATTGTAAGCTACAACTACTATCCACCGAGAAATTGAAGATCCGACTAAGAATCAATGGCGAATTCGAATTGCATTGCTACTGTAGTTGTTCCTCCCATCCACCCTTGCAGCTTACATAAATGTTCCAGACGAGCATAAGAGACTAACATGGTATTACTAGACGATTACAAGGCCTAGCGGGCCCACTCCTGGCCTGCAAGCCATCTTTAAAAAGCCATTTAGGACGTGGAGGCTGATCCAGTGTGCCTGGTTCTTGTCACCTTGTCCCAAGCCAGAGCATGCAAAAAACTTTTGTCATTGAGACTCAAAATCCTCCGAGGTTGTGGCTTCAGGGTCAGCTTCACTCCATTCGACAAGGACTTGAGCAACGGTACGATGATCCCATTGCCAGACACCACGGCGAAGAACCTTAACAGGAACCTTCACATTAACATCAACAGAAGGTAGGCTTGTAGTCACCTGATGAGTTGGACTGTTGGAGGCACGGATTGCTTCAGTTGAGACATTTGAAACATCGGATGGATGCGACCGAAAACTCAAAGCTCAAGCTTGCATACGACATAACCGATCTTCTGAAGAATTGTGTACGGACCATAGAATTTGAACGTTAACTTATTATGAGCGACCGAAGGTTGAACATATATGTTTGTAGCTTTAAGAAGACCATATCCCCTTCTAGGAAAACTCTCTGTTCTCTTCTTGCCTGCTTGAATTAATAACCACTCTGGCATGCATCCATTGTTGTATATCAACGGGAACGACTGAATTTGAAGCTGAGGTGTAAGATGCCAAAACATCTTGGAAAATGGATAAAGAATTTTAGAAAGTGACTTCCCCGGGCAAAATGCCAGTTAGTGGGGATAACTATCGATTTAGTGGATTTTTGACATTAACGATCTGACTATACCATACCAGGCGACATGCCTCAAAAACTAATCTCGGTTTTGGGAAGTTTCCGGGTGGTTTTGGAAGCTTCTAGAGGTTTCAAAccttttttattttggttttctgtttattttttatttcatattctctttctctttttcattttcttttttcagatccatgaactttttttgaaatgtgtgaactttttcaaaatccaaaaacTTTTATCAAAATCGTaaaccttttttcaaattcatgaacattttttcaaactcatgaactattttcaaattatCCATCATTTTTAAATTTTGTGAAGTTTCTTTAAATCTTCAGGCATTTACTAATTTACTAATCTTTTCATCTACAGAAAACCAAAGGGTCATTTTTTTTATTCAAAAAACCAGGCGGGCGAGCGAGCCTAGCCAATCGTAGCGCCACGTTGGCCTGTGGCCTATGCTCGCATGCGAGAGGCTGAATGACCTGAAAAAAGGCGCTCTCTCCTCAAGGCCTCGCCTATGCCATGAGTTTATCACCCGAATAGGTCGGCCTATTTTGCTCTCGATCGGGCGTCAGGTGCAGTTTTTGACGCGCATGGGCATCCAATAGGAGGACGAACGATGAAGAGGCGCTCTCGTGTGCGTTTATGTCTCACTTCCTGCGAGACAGCAAACCGTGTTACCTGCTAGGAACCGGTAGTGGGCCGACCCACTAACCACGTGGTCCTGTCACGATTATGTCGCATGAACAGGTGAGATCCGGCTAGAAtcctcgccgtcgtcgccctcCCAGCCGCATGAGTCTCCGTCTCTGCAGGATATAACCGTTTTTTGGTGGCGAATTGCAAACTCTCTTTTCTGAAACAAAGGCTCAGTTGCAGAAAACATGAACACAAAGGGGGTTCCTCTCGACCGTATGATGAAGAGTCAATCCGAAGGACACAGAGGCGATGGACGCTCGCACGCGATCGGTCAACTGAAGGTAAGCGTTTCCCAAAATATGATTGCAAAATgtaaaaacataaaaaggaaagaacaaaaatgggagagaaaatgaaaggggcatataaaagaaaaagaaaaggtccTAGGACGCTCGAGGGCGCGCAttagaatttttttttgaggggtgatAAATAACTTTATTCATCAAAAGCCACCTGAAGTGGGATACGGGTCTGGTTATACGGAACGCCAAACCAGACGTGGCGACCGGGACCTCTAGAAAGGAAAAATTTAGCTAAACCGTGTGCTTCATAGTTCGCAGCACGACACTCAAAAGTAAATTTACATTGAACATTAACAGTTCTAAGGCGAATCTCACTCATAATTGCTCCATATCTTCCTCCAGCATTGTGGCCAATGTCTGACACAACCTGTTTGTAGTCTGATGCAATGACAAAGTTGTGGATGTTCAGGTCCGCCGCCAAGCACAATGCCTCCCGGCATGCAATCGCTTCCAAGGATGCAGGGTCAGTGACACCCTCCAAAACCAGCGCCGAAGCCCCAATATAATTCCCCGCCTCATCTCTGCAAactgcagcagccgctcctcctcttcTGGCACGAACAGctgcatcaacatgtattttgtgtGCCTTGGGAGGTGGTCTCTTGGGGTTCTGTCTTTGTTGCAGAGACTGAAACTCTCCTTGTCGGGGGCGTCGGTTTGAATCATTGATCACACCGAGTTCTGCCATGAAACTTTTGATGAAGGAGTGTGTCTGATGGGGGCTTTGAAAGATTGCCTCATGAATGACTTTACGGCGAGCATGCCATATCGCCCACGCCGTGACCGCCAACAAGGCAAAACTCTCCTGCGACAGGCTCTCGATCAAAGTGAACAGCCAATTTTTTACATTGGGTTCTGTAGTCGCCATGATTTTATGCATCACTTCCTCATCTCCCAACGCCCATACACTCCTCGATACGGCGCACTCCAAAAGCGAATGTCGCCAAGAGTCTTTTACTCCACAAAACCCGCACACAATCGAGGGCGCGCATCAGATGGCATAAGATAAGATCCAGCCAGCACACAATCGAACCCAGGCCCATCAACTCCAAAAAAAAAAGGAAGCTGAGTCGGCTTCATCTCCGTCTTCACCGTTTGCTAAAAAAAAGGTCCGtcttcacctccgccgccgccgccgcggcgccgtCTCCGGTCGTAAGCTGGGTTCCGAAGGTTTGGTGGACTTCACCACGTCCTTTGctctcccctctccttccccttgataaGTAACATGTTTTTCTTCCCAACCATCAGATTAATACCAATCTAGGgcacgccgtcgccgtcgcgccaTGGAACAATCTAAGTCGATGTCGATGTGCACCCCGAATTTGGCGCAGGTCACCCACATGTTCGACATCTTCGGCTACAGCAAGCACAGGGGCATGGGCAACGAGAAGTTCATCAGGTCCGGTACTTTCTCTGTCGGGGGCCACGACTGGTCCATCCGCTTCTACCCGGACGGGTACAGCACGGAAAAAGTCGAGAAGGATTACATCTCAGTTTATCTCGAGCTCATGAGCAAGGGAGCCAAGGTGCGGGGGTCCTGCGACCTGAGGTTGGTCGACCAGAGCACCGGAATGTCGGCTTCGGTGCACAAGACAGAGCTGAGGACTTTTGATCCTGCTGGCCTCAGTAGGTTTGCTCCACTcactagtaatttcaaaaatagaGGGGATGTTGAGTCTGCGTTCCTCGCGAACGATCGCCTCACGATCGAATGCATCGTCACTGTTATCGAAGAGCCATGCGTGACTGAATCCAAACCGTTCCCCAAAACCGAGGTGCCGGTGCCACCCTCCGATATCGCCGAGCATCTCAGCAAGCTTCTGGAAGACGACGAGGGGTTCGATGTCACTTTCTGTGTTCGAAGAAAGACCATGAGAGCTCACAGGTCCATTCTCGCCGCGCGATCACCTGTCTTCAAAGCGGAGCTCTTTGGATCGATGAAGGAGGCGAGGATGCCGCGGCGCGTTACCATCAAAGACATGCAACCTGATGTTTTCAGCGCCCTGCTCCATTTCATATATACCGACTCTTTGCCTGATGGTGACAAGAATGCTGACATGATCCGTCATTTACTGGTGGCTGCTGACAGATATGCCATGGAGAGGCTGAAGCTGGTTTGCCAAAGTATCCTCTGCGAGAATCTGAACGTTGACACCGTGGCAACCACATGGGCTTTGGCTGACCAGCATAGCTGCGACAAGCTTAAGGATGCTTGCGTTGAGTACATCGCTTGTTCGAATGCCATGGATGCTGTGGTGGAAACCCAAGGCTATAAGAATCTCAAAGTGGCTGACCCGTCTCTCATAGTGGATCTGTTGGAGAGGACAACAAAGGTTCGCAATGCATGGCTTGCCCATCATCATATATAGGTTGAGTTTCTACGTCGGTACTGAATGGTTTCCTATGACCTATATATGTGTTTTTGTTAAATCGCATGTTAACATtattattgggattctcaagtTTATGAATGGCGAGCTAGTTTTCCTAGATCATCCCATCCGAAATTGAACCTGTCAGCGATTAGTTTAGTCTTGGAAGTTCAATTTATCAGGTTGCTGATTTTATCCATGGATGGGATGAATATACAGACCGAGTGCTTTCTTGCCGAGTTTAGAGGTTCTCACTGCATGAAATTTACTGTTAATCTTCAGCAAAACTTGTCTTTCTTTTGTGCACCCGTTATTGAGCATTTTATACCCATATGATCTACATTTGAATGTAATGCTACGAGGCCTTCTCTATCAGAACGAAACAGTGCCAATCACAACAATAGCATGCTACTTCTGGAATTAAACACCATTAGTAGGATTCACATCTACACTGTCACAGTGCTCGGTGTGTGTTGCCTTGAAAATTTAATTCCAACATATATAGTTACATTAAGCCATTTGGGAGCATCATATATCATTTACATTGTGAAATATTTTGGAGGCCTGTTTGTTATGAGTGTATCATTGAATAAAACAGTTGTTTCTCTACAATTTTTCATGCTTGAAAAAGCTAGTCAGAGCTCTAGATTAATGAACCGAAGATGGAATTTGTGCAGTGAATCCTTTTGTTGATTATCTATCCAAGCATCACTTCTGTTTGAGGTTATGGGATTCGCCCTGTTCATACAATCTACGATTAATTGAAACCTGGACCGAGAGGTCAGTGATATTTGATTCGGGCTCTGCCCTGCGCTGTGACTGTAACTTGTCGAATTAATGGAAGTAGGCAAATATTTTTTTCCCCAACCATATATAATATGTACAATCTACAAATATTAATTGTATTAGACAATAGTATTATGAGAATTATTTTACAATGGCAAGTGCAAAACCATCTGTATTATTGGTTGTCGCTTGTCAGTGTGACATATATGGTCTGAGTCGAAGGGGACAATGTCAGATAAAGAAATAGAGGCAGCATCACCTTGCCCCACCTTACGTATTAGTTTTCATGTATATACGGTGATTTCAGCTTATATTTCTACTAGAAAGCTTAAAGTTTGAGTGTTTTAATGGTGCCTTTAATCTGAGTATGTTGCACGCCTCTTGGTGTGATAACCCGAGGGAGAGTATATTTTGTATCGCGAGCAAATCTCGTTTTCTGTATAGTTTATCAGCATAGTAAATTTAGCTCTATGCATTATTCAGTCATAACGATGGTCTGTTCATGGGATTTGTGCAGTGAATCCTTTT is a window encoding:
- the LOC123040300 gene encoding BTB/POZ and MATH domain-containing protein 1-like codes for the protein MEQSKSMSMCTPNLAQVTHMFDIFGYSKHRGMGNEKFIRSGTFSVGGHDWSIRFYPDGYSTEKVEKDYISVYLELMSKGAKVRGSCDLRLVDQSTGMSASVHKTELRTFDPAGLSRFAPLTSNFKNRGDVESAFLANDRLTIECIVTVIEEPCVTESKPFPKTEVPVPPSDIAEHLSKLLEDDEGFDVTFCVRRKTMRAHRSILAARSPVFKAELFGSMKEARMPRRVTIKDMQPDVFSALLHFIYTDSLPDGDKNADMIRHLLVAADRYAMERLKLVCQSILCENLNVDTVATTWALADQHSCDKLKDACVEYIACSNAMDAVVETQGYKNLKVADPSLIVDLLERTTKVRNAWLAHHHI